The genomic window CTACACCTCCGGCAGCGGCATCCCGCAAGTGCTCGCCAGCCTCGCCCTGCCCTACGGCGCCAACAAAACCCGCCTGATCCGCCTCCGCGAAACCCTCCTCAAAATCCCGCTGACCTTCCTCGCCATGTGCGTAGGTGCATCCGTCGGGCGTGAAGGGCCGTCCGTCCAAGTCGGCGCAGCAGTCATGAGCGCGTGGGGCGCATGGTGCAAAAAACACGGCTTCGCCTTTCGCGGCATGCAGGAAAACGATCTTATCGCCGCAGGCGCGGCAGGCGGTCTGGCCGCCGCGTTCAACGCCCCGCTGGCAGGCGTGATTTTCGCCATCGAAGAACTCGGGCGCGAAGTCATGCTGCGTTGGGAGCGGCAAATCCTGCTCGGCGTCCTCGCCGCCGGTTTCATCCAAGTCGCCATCCAAGGCAACAATCCCTATTTTTCAGGCTTCAGCGGCGGCGCGCTCGACAATATGCTCGGCTGGGTATTGGGCTGCGGACTCGCGTGCGGCATCGCCGGCGGACTGTTCGGACGCACCCTGTATCTCGGCGCCACTGCCTTCGCCCCCGCCAAATGGCGCGAACACATCCGCCGCCATCCCCTGATTACCGCCGCCCTCATCGGCATCCTGCTCGCCGCTATCGGCACGCTTTACCAAGGCAAAACCTACGGCACAGGCTACCACGAAGCCGCCCAAGCCCTGCGCGGCATCCACGAAGCCCCCGCCGGACTCGCCGTCGCCAAATGGTTCTCCACCGTCCTGACCTACTGGACAGGTACGCCCGGCGGCATCTTCACCCCTTCCCTCACCATAGGCGCAGTCTTGGGCGAACACATCGCCATCCTCATCGGACTCGCCCAAGGCACCCACGTCCTCGTCCTCATCTGCATGGCAGCCTTCCTCGCCGGTGCCACCCAATCGCCGCTCACCTCCGCCGTCGTCGTGATGGAAATGACCGGTGGGCAAAACCTCCTCTTCTGGCTGCTCATCGCCTGCATCTTCGCCTCACAAGTCTCCCGCCAATTCTCCCCCCGCCCCTTCTACCACGCCGCAGGCACACGCTTCAAACGGCAGGTGGAACAAAGCGGACAGAAGTGAAGCCAGATATTGCCGATGCGGGAAGGTGTAGGAAAGGTCGTCTGAAATGTTTAGCAATTCGCGGGCGAAGCCCACGCTACAAAGTTTTTTGGCGACACAAGTGCCGTAGCGTGGACTCGGTCAACGAAAACGATAGACGCAAAGGCCGTCTGAAATCTTAAGTGGCTCGCGGGCATAGCCCACGCTACAAAGTTTCTTGGCGACACAAGTGCTGTAGCGTGGACTCTGTCCGCGAAAATGATGAACACACAAAGGTCGTCTGAAAACCCGATGTATAGTGGATTAACTTAAACCAGTACGGCAAACCAGTACGGCGTTACCTCGCCTTGTCCTGATTTAAATTAATCCACTATAAGTTTTCAGACGACCTTTTATGTTTGAACTGCCTATCGGTTTTGGCTGGCGCGGTAGAAGGCGATGAGGCCGTTGGTGGAACTGTCGTGCTGCGGGTTGCCGCGGTCGAGTTCGGGTTCGATGGTTTTGGCGAGTTCTTTGCCGTATTCGACGCCCCATTGGTCGAAGGGGTTGATGCCCCAAACCGCGCCTTGGACGAAGGTGCGGTGTTCGTATGCCGCCATGAGCATGCCGAGGCGGCGGGGGTCGGTGGCGCTGAGGAGGAGGCTGTTGCTCGGGCGGTTGCCGGGGAATTCTTTTTGCGGGGCGAGGCGTTCGCGTTCGGCTTCGGGCAGGTCGGCAAGTTCGGCGCGGGCTTCTTCGAGGGTTTTGCCTTTCATCAGGGCTTCTGCTTGGGCGAAGGCGTTGGCGACGGTGAAGCGGTGTTGGCGGTTGATGCCGTAGGCGGTGGTCATGGGGACGATGAAGTCGCAGGGGATGAGCCGTGTGCCTTGGTGGAGGAGTTGGAAATAGGCATGCTGGCAGTTGACGCCTTCTTCGCCGAAGACGATGCCGCCTGTGGTATGGGGGACGGGACGGCCGTCGGCGGTGCGGTTTTTGCCGAGGCTTTCCATGTCGAGCTGGTTGAGCCACGAGGGGAGGTGGCGCAGGTTGTGGCTGTATGGGACGGCGGTTTGTCCGTCGGCGTGCTGGAAGTTGTTGTACCAGATGCTGATGAGCGCCATGAGGACGGGGATGTTGCGGCGGTAGGGGGTTTGGAAGAAATGGGTGTCCATGGCATGCGCGCCGGCGAGGAGTTCGCGGAAGCGGTCGGTGCCGACGGCGACCATGACGGGCAGGCCGATGGTTGACCAGACGGAATAACGTCCGCCGACCCAGTCGAACATGGCGAAGACGTTGTCGGGGGCGATGCCGAAGTTTCGGGCTGCGGCAACGTCGGAGGAGATGGCGCAGAAGTGGCGGTAGATGCCGGATTCGGGCAAACCTGCATCACGATACCAGGCGCGGGCGGCGTAGGCGTTGAGCAGGGTTTCGGGTGTGCGGAAGGATTTGCTGGCAATGCTGAATACGGTGGTTTCGGGCTTGAGGTGGGCGAGTGTGCGGCTGATGTCGGCGTCGTCTGAATTGCTGACGAAGTGGACGCGGATGTTTTGGCGGTAGGCTTTTAGGGCTTCTACACACATTCTGGGGCCGAGGTCGGAGCCGCCTATGCCGATGTGGACGAAGTCGGTGATGGGTTTGTCGGTGATGCCCCTGTGGCTGCCGTTGTTGAGTGATTCGGCGAAGGCGAGGGCGCGGTCGAGTTCGCGGTGGATTTTGGGGAGGATGTTTTCGCCGTCAACGTAAACGGGCGCGGCGTCGGACGGCAGGCGCAAGGCGGTATGGAGGACGGCGCGGTGTTCGCTGAGGTTGATTTTTTCGCCGTTTTGCATGGCGTGCATTTGTCCGGCTAGGGGCGAGGCTTCGGCAAGGCGGCACAAGAGTTGCAAAGTGTCTTCGCCGAGGCGGTTTTTGCTGTAATCGAAGAGGAGGCCGTCGAGGGTTTCGTGCATATTGCCGAAGCGGTCGGGTTCGGCGGCGAAGCGGTCGCGCAGGTGGAGGTGTTGTGTGTCGAGCCGGTGTTGTTCAAGGGCTTGCCATGCTTCGGTAAATGCGGTCATCGGGTTTCCTTCGGGATTGGGTTCGCTCATTCGGCGGGATGTGATTTAGTTATAGATTGTACCGCGGCTGATTGGTTCGCTACTTAATGATTTTTTTGTAGTTTAATGTAGTTTAACAAAACGGCGCAGGTTTGCCGGATACGGGTAAGCAATTTAGTTAAGAATTGTATGCAATATGCAAATGATGTGCTTGATTTTCATCAAGGTTTTTTAAAATTTTCAGTATGACACCGATGTCAGGTGTGATATGCTTCGTAATCAAATGAAACAGGGCTGAGGCGGGAGTCGTAAGATGGCTACAATTTATGATGTTGCTGCTTATGCGGGCGTCTCACCCAAAACGGTCAGCCGCGTCATCAACGGCGATGCGCCGGTCAGCGATAAAACCCGTGCAAAAGTCGAAACAGCGATTGCGGCTTTGGGTTATATCCCGTCTTCGGCGGCGCGGGTGATGCGGTCGAACCGCTCGGACTTGGTCGGACTGATTACCGGCGCCATCTCGCGCACGGGCGAATACGGCGGGGTACACGGTCTGCCGGATATGTTTTTAATCAAAGGCATCCAGCAGAAAATCCGCGAAGCGGGCAAAACGCTGATGATTGCGGATACGGACAACCGCTACGAGCAAATCGACCCTTTGGTCAGGACGTTTATGGAACACCGCGCGGAAGGCATTTTGTATGTAACCGAATCGCACCGCGAAATCGTCCTGCCCGAAATGCCCAACCGCTGCCCGATGGTTTTGGTCAACTGTTTCGACGCGGCGGGTACGCCGTCGGTTTTGCCGGACGACGAGCGCGGGCAATACGATTTGGTACGCAACATCATCCGTCACGGACACCGCCGTATCGCCTATATCACCTTGCAGGCGGGCGCAGAAGCGACGCGGCTGCGTTTAGCGGGCTACCGCCGCGCTTTGGACGAATCGGACATGGTGTTCGATCCTGACTTGGTGCAAACCGGCATCACCGATTTTGCCAACGGCAGCGAGCCTTTGATTGCGGCAGTGTTGAAATTATTGTCGCTTGCCGACCCGCCGACGGTCATTTGCTGCGGCAACGACGAAATGGCGGTCCGCGTTTACGGCATTTTGAGGACGCGCGGCGTACGCGTTCCGGAGCAGGTATCGGTGGCAGGTTACGACAACCACAGCGCGATTGCCGAAACCCTGTTTCCGCCGCTGACCAGCACCGAGCTGCCCTATATGCGCATGGGCGCGCTGGCGGCGGAAATCCTGTTCGACATTATCGAGACCAAAGAAACCGCCCGTCCGCCCGTTCGGGTTGTCGGGGAAACGATTTGGCGGCAGTCGGTCACGGCATTGAAGTAAAACATTCTTTCAGACGACGTCTGCTTCATGAGGCAGACACAATACGACAATAAAAGGTCGTCTGAAAACACAAACAACGCATCACTCTACCTATTTGCAACGTATCAATACGATACGCCAAAGAATAAAGAAAGCGGTCCAACCGCTTCGATTATGCAGTGTTTCCTGCAGTTTGTTGTTCCATGTTTTCTTCTTACAAAGTCCAGGAGTAGCTTCAAAATGAAGATTTCCCCACAAGTATCGATGACGCTTCGCCAGATTATGCTGATGAACTTCGGCTTCTTCGGCATCCAATACAGCTTCGGTTTGCAGCAAACCGCCATCAACCCGATTTTCAGTTTCTTACATGCCGACCCCGGCCAACTGCCTATTCTGAATATGGCAGGTCCGATTACCGGCTTGCTCGTTCAACCCCTTATCGGTGCCATGAGCGACCGCACTTGGATTCCCGGCTTGGGACGCCGCCGCCCGTATTTCTTAATCGGAGCCATCGGTTGCAGCCTCTGCCTCTTCATCTATCCGCACGTTACCGCATTGTGGGTTGCCGTATTGCTGCTGTGGCTCTTGGACATCAGCAACAACACCGCCATGGAACCCTTCCGCGCCTTCATCGCCGATACCGTCCCCGAACACCAACAATCCACCGGCTTTTTGATGCAGTCCGTGTTCACCGGCTTGGGCATTACCCTTGCCAACGTATCGCTCTACATCTTCCAACAAATCGGCTGGCTGCAACAAACCTCTGAAGCAGGTATCCCCTACTGGGTATTCGGCTCGTTCTATATCGGCGCCGTCTGCTCCATCGGCTCTGTTTTAGTAACCGTATTGTCCACGCCCGAACACGAACCTTCTCCCGAAGAAATGGCGGCAATCAAAGCCCAACCCAGAGGCCCCGTCCACGCCGTCAAAGACATCGGCACAGCCATTAAGGAAATGCCTACCCCACTGTGGCAGCTTGCCTCCGTTTACCTCTTCCAATGGTACGCCCTCTTCATCTACTGGCAATACATCTCCCACAGTATCGTCAAATCCGTCTGGGGTTCGACATCTGCCGACCAGGCTGCCTATGAACAGGCAGTGGCATGGACCGGTCTGGTCAACGGTTTTTACAATGTCGTAACCTTTGTTTCCGCCTTCGGACTGATGTGGATGGCGCGTAAATATGCCGCGAAATATGTCCACGCCTTTGCCGTTATCCTGGCATCGCTCGCCCTCTTAACCATCCCGCACATCACCAATAAATACCTGATGTTCGCCCCGATGATCGGCTTCGGTATCGGCTGGGCAAGTATGATGGGCGTGCCGTTTATGATTGTCGTACACTCCATCCCGAAAGAGCGCTACGGCGTGTATATGGGCATCGTCAACATGATGATTGTGATTCCGATGCTGATTGAAACCGTTACCTTCGGTTGGATCTATGACACCTTCCTCGGTGCAAACCCGTCCAACGCCATGACCTTCGCCGGCGTCTTCCTCGCCATCGCCGCCGTACTGACCCTGACCATCAAAACGTCAAACAAACCTTATGGCGTAGAATCGGCAAGCTGATTCAAGCAGTTGCTACAAGGTCGTCTGAAACCCAAATTGAGGTTTTCAGACGACCTTGTCGCATATTCACAAAAGATTGTCGGGAAAACGATAGTTTTTTTCCACAATGTCAGCCATCAAAAATATAAAATACAACAATTCTCATTTGTAAAAGACCGGAGAAATTGATGTTCCGACCCAATCTGACCGCTGCCGCCGTTGTGGCCGCTTTATCTTCCACTGTATTTGCCGCCGAAACGGCCGAGCTGGATACTGTCCATGTGAAGGGGCAGCGTTCGTATAACGCGATTGCCACCGAGAAAAACGGCGATTACAGCTCGTTTGCCGCCACTGTCGGCACAAAAATCCCCGCATCTTTACGCGAGATTCCGCAATCCGTCAGCATCATTACCAACCAGCAGGTAAAAGACCGCAACGTTGATACCTTTGACCAATTGGCGCGCAAAACGCCGGGCCTGCGCGTGTTGAGCAATGACGACGGGCGTTCGTCGGTTTATGCGCGCGGTTACGAATACAGCGAATACAACATCGACGGCCTGCCCGCGCAGATGCAGAGTATCAACGGCACGCTGCCCAACCTGTTCGCCTTCGACCGCGTCGAAGTGATGCGCGGCCCGAGCGGCTTGTTCGACAGCAGCGGCGAGATGGGCGGTATTGTGAATTTGGTGCGCAAACGCCCGACCAAAGAGTTCCAGGGCCATGCGGCGGCAGGGTTTGGTACGCACAAACAATATAAAGCCGAAGCCGACGTTTCAGGTCCTCTGAACGCCGACGGCAGCGTTCGCGCCCGTGTGATGGCGCAGACTTCAGGTGCGTCTCCCCGTCCGGCGGAGAAAAACAACCACCACGAAACCTTCTATGCGGCGGCGGATTGGGACATCAACCCCGACACGACTTTGGGCGTAGGCTATCTCTACCAGCAACGCCACCTCGCTCCATACAACGGTCTGCCCGTCGGCAGCAGCGGCAATTTGCTGTCCCTGCCCAACCACACTTTCGTCGGCGCGGATTGGAACAAATTTAAAATGAACAGCCATGACGTGTTCGCCGATTTGAAACATTATTTTGACGACGGCGGCTACGGCAAAATCGGTATGCGCTATTCCGACCGCGATGCCGACTCCAATTACACCTTCGCCGCCAACAAACTTTCTGCCGACAATAAGGCAAACGTCGTCGGCTTAGGCACGGAAATCAAACAAAAAGCCTTCGCGGTTGACGCAAGCTACAGCCGTCCGTTTGCCTTGGGCAACACCGCAAACGAACTCGTCGTCGGCGCGGACTACAACCGCTTGCGCAGCACCAACGAGCAAGGCCGTGCAGCCGTTGCGCGTAATGTTGCCTTGGGCGATTTCCACTCCGTTCCCTATGTCAACCTGATGCAGAACGCCCGTGCCGGCGCGCGCGGTTACAGCCATACCGTCGCTACTGAAAACCTTGACGAATTCGGCGTTTACGGCAAATCCGTCTTCCATCCGGTCGACAGGCTGTCGCTCATCGGCGGCTGGCGTTTGGGACACTACAAAATCGAAGCGGGCGAAGGTGACGAGTTGCACAAAGCCAGCAAAACCAAGTTTACCGGCTACGCAGGCGCAGTTTACGACTTGAACGACAACAACAGCCTCTACGCCAGCTTCTCCCAACTTTACACACCGCAAACCAGCCTCGGCACCGACGGCAACCTGCTTAAAGCGCGCGAAGGCAACCAGTTTGAAGTCGGCTACAAAGGCAGCTACATGGACGACCGCCTGAACACCCGCGTCTCCCTCTACCGCCTGAAAGACAAAAACGCCGCCGCACCGCTGAACCCGAACAACCGCAACACCCGTTACGCCGCCTTGGGCAAACGCGTTATGGAAGGCGTTGAGACCGAAATCAGCGGCGCGATTACACCGAAATGGCAAATCCACGCAGGTTACAGCTATCTGCACAGCCAAATCAAAACCGCCGCCAACTCGCGCGATGACGGCATCTTCCTGCTGATGCCCAAACACAGCGCAAACCTGTGGACGACTTATGAAGTTACGCCCAAGCTGACCATCGGCGGCGGCGTGAACGCGATGAGCAGCATCTCCTCGGCGGCAGGGCTGCGCGCGGGCGGCTACGCCACATTCGACGCCATGGCGGCATACCGC from Neisseria sp. DTU_2020_1000833_1_SI_GRL_NUU_006 includes these protein-coding regions:
- a CDS encoding MFS transporter, whose translation is MKISPQVSMTLRQIMLMNFGFFGIQYSFGLQQTAINPIFSFLHADPGQLPILNMAGPITGLLVQPLIGAMSDRTWIPGLGRRRPYFLIGAIGCSLCLFIYPHVTALWVAVLLLWLLDISNNTAMEPFRAFIADTVPEHQQSTGFLMQSVFTGLGITLANVSLYIFQQIGWLQQTSEAGIPYWVFGSFYIGAVCSIGSVLVTVLSTPEHEPSPEEMAAIKAQPRGPVHAVKDIGTAIKEMPTPLWQLASVYLFQWYALFIYWQYISHSIVKSVWGSTSADQAAYEQAVAWTGLVNGFYNVVTFVSAFGLMWMARKYAAKYVHAFAVILASLALLTIPHITNKYLMFAPMIGFGIGWASMMGVPFMIVVHSIPKERYGVYMGIVNMMIVIPMLIETVTFGWIYDTFLGANPSNAMTFAGVFLAIAAVLTLTIKTSNKPYGVESAS
- the pgi gene encoding glucose-6-phosphate isomerase; this encodes MTAFTEAWQALEQHRLDTQHLHLRDRFAAEPDRFGNMHETLDGLLFDYSKNRLGEDTLQLLCRLAEASPLAGQMHAMQNGEKINLSEHRAVLHTALRLPSDAAPVYVDGENILPKIHRELDRALAFAESLNNGSHRGITDKPITDFVHIGIGGSDLGPRMCVEALKAYRQNIRVHFVSNSDDADISRTLAHLKPETTVFSIASKSFRTPETLLNAYAARAWYRDAGLPESGIYRHFCAISSDVAAARNFGIAPDNVFAMFDWVGGRYSVWSTIGLPVMVAVGTDRFRELLAGAHAMDTHFFQTPYRRNIPVLMALISIWYNNFQHADGQTAVPYSHNLRHLPSWLNQLDMESLGKNRTADGRPVPHTTGGIVFGEEGVNCQHAYFQLLHQGTRLIPCDFIVPMTTAYGINRQHRFTVANAFAQAEALMKGKTLEEARAELADLPEAERERLAPQKEFPGNRPSNSLLLSATDPRRLGMLMAAYEHRTFVQGAVWGINPFDQWGVEYGKELAKTIEPELDRGNPQHDSSTNGLIAFYRASQNR
- a CDS encoding chloride channel protein, encoding MPTKPPAYHITHKIRQTRRISRKSIAFLFLLAGSALVALTALLFAWMADFALETNAELVQKYPWFAWVALPFGLPLIVWITRRFAPYTSGSGIPQVLASLALPYGANKTRLIRLRETLLKIPLTFLAMCVGASVGREGPSVQVGAAVMSAWGAWCKKHGFAFRGMQENDLIAAGAAGGLAAAFNAPLAGVIFAIEELGREVMLRWERQILLGVLAAGFIQVAIQGNNPYFSGFSGGALDNMLGWVLGCGLACGIAGGLFGRTLYLGATAFAPAKWREHIRRHPLITAALIGILLAAIGTLYQGKTYGTGYHEAAQALRGIHEAPAGLAVAKWFSTVLTYWTGTPGGIFTPSLTIGAVLGEHIAILIGLAQGTHVLVLICMAAFLAGATQSPLTSAVVVMEMTGGQNLLFWLLIACIFASQVSRQFSPRPFYHAAGTRFKRQVEQSGQK
- a CDS encoding LacI family DNA-binding transcriptional regulator; the encoded protein is MATIYDVAAYAGVSPKTVSRVINGDAPVSDKTRAKVETAIAALGYIPSSAARVMRSNRSDLVGLITGAISRTGEYGGVHGLPDMFLIKGIQQKIREAGKTLMIADTDNRYEQIDPLVRTFMEHRAEGILYVTESHREIVLPEMPNRCPMVLVNCFDAAGTPSVLPDDERGQYDLVRNIIRHGHRRIAYITLQAGAEATRLRLAGYRRALDESDMVFDPDLVQTGITDFANGSEPLIAAVLKLLSLADPPTVICCGNDEMAVRVYGILRTRGVRVPEQVSVAGYDNHSAIAETLFPPLTSTELPYMRMGALAAEILFDIIETKETARPPVRVVGETIWRQSVTALK
- a CDS encoding TonB-dependent siderophore receptor codes for the protein MFRPNLTAAAVVAALSSTVFAAETAELDTVHVKGQRSYNAIATEKNGDYSSFAATVGTKIPASLREIPQSVSIITNQQVKDRNVDTFDQLARKTPGLRVLSNDDGRSSVYARGYEYSEYNIDGLPAQMQSINGTLPNLFAFDRVEVMRGPSGLFDSSGEMGGIVNLVRKRPTKEFQGHAAAGFGTHKQYKAEADVSGPLNADGSVRARVMAQTSGASPRPAEKNNHHETFYAAADWDINPDTTLGVGYLYQQRHLAPYNGLPVGSSGNLLSLPNHTFVGADWNKFKMNSHDVFADLKHYFDDGGYGKIGMRYSDRDADSNYTFAANKLSADNKANVVGLGTEIKQKAFAVDASYSRPFALGNTANELVVGADYNRLRSTNEQGRAAVARNVALGDFHSVPYVNLMQNARAGARGYSHTVATENLDEFGVYGKSVFHPVDRLSLIGGWRLGHYKIEAGEGDELHKASKTKFTGYAGAVYDLNDNNSLYASFSQLYTPQTSLGTDGNLLKAREGNQFEVGYKGSYMDDRLNTRVSLYRLKDKNAAAPLNPNNRNTRYAALGKRVMEGVETEISGAITPKWQIHAGYSYLHSQIKTAANSRDDGIFLLMPKHSANLWTTYEVTPKLTIGGGVNAMSSISSAAGLRAGGYATFDAMAAYRFTPKLKLQINADNIFNRHYYARVGSANTFNIPGSERSLMANLRYDF